The proteins below are encoded in one region of Paenacidovorax monticola:
- a CDS encoding retropepsin-like aspartic protease family protein — translation MQPLASLLLAALSLAPALAAAQAVALSGVLGSKALLVVDGSAPRVLGPGEEHLGVKVIAVGRDDATVQIGTDRRVVRLGEAPVSVGGGRPGASGRRIVLTADSRGHFINTGLINGQVMQYMVDTGASTVAIGRPDADRMGLDYASGQPVRMGTANGVGTGWRLKLDSVRIGDVEVFGVEAIVTSQPMPFVLLGNSFLAEFQMTRNSDQMVLEKRR, via the coding sequence ATGCAACCCCTCGCCTCCCTGCTCCTGGCCGCGCTGTCGCTGGCGCCCGCCCTGGCGGCCGCCCAGGCCGTGGCCTTGAGCGGCGTCCTGGGCAGCAAGGCCCTGCTGGTCGTGGACGGCAGCGCGCCCCGCGTTCTGGGGCCGGGCGAGGAGCACCTGGGGGTCAAGGTGATCGCGGTGGGGCGCGACGACGCCACGGTGCAGATCGGCACGGACCGCCGCGTGGTGCGCCTGGGCGAGGCCCCCGTGAGCGTGGGAGGCGGCCGTCCCGGGGCCTCCGGCCGGCGCATCGTGCTCACGGCCGACAGCCGGGGCCACTTCATCAATACCGGCCTGATCAATGGCCAGGTCATGCAGTACATGGTGGACACCGGTGCCAGCACCGTCGCCATCGGCCGCCCCGACGCGGACCGCATGGGGCTGGACTATGCCAGCGGCCAGCCCGTGCGCATGGGCACCGCCAACGGCGTGGGCACAGGCTGGCGCCTGAAGCTCGACTCTGTGCGCATCGGCGACGTGGAAGTCTTCGGCGTGGAGGCCATCGTCACCTCCCAGCCCATGCCGTTCGTGCTGCTGGGCAACAGCTTCCTGGCCGAGTTCCAGATGACGCGCAACAGCGACCAGATGGTGCTGGAAAAGCGCCGCTAG
- a CDS encoding YajQ family cyclic di-GMP-binding protein, protein MPSFDTVCEANLVEVKNAVENTAKEIGTRFDFKGTSAAIEIKDKEITMFGDADFQLTQVEDILRNKLTKRSVDVRFLDVGTVQKIGGDKVKQVVKVRNGIESELAKKIQKLVKESKLKIQAAIQEEKVRVTGAKRDDLQAAMALIRKEITDVPLSFDNFRD, encoded by the coding sequence ATGCCTTCTTTTGATACCGTTTGCGAAGCCAACCTCGTGGAAGTGAAAAACGCCGTCGAGAACACCGCCAAGGAGATCGGCACGCGCTTCGACTTCAAGGGCACCTCCGCCGCCATCGAGATCAAGGACAAGGAGATCACGATGTTCGGCGATGCCGACTTCCAGCTCACCCAGGTCGAGGACATCCTGCGCAACAAGCTCACCAAGCGCAGCGTGGATGTGCGCTTCCTCGACGTGGGCACCGTTCAGAAGATCGGCGGCGACAAGGTCAAGCAGGTCGTGAAGGTGCGCAACGGCATCGAGAGCGAGCTGGCCAAGAAGATCCAGAAGCTCGTGAAGGAAAGCAAGCTCAAGATCCAGGCCGCCATCCAGGAAGAGAAGGTGCGCGTGACGGGCGCCAAGCGCGACGACCTGCAGGCCGCCATGGCGCTGATCCGCAAGGAAATCACCGACGTGCCGCTGTCGTTCGACAACTTCCGCGACTGA
- the murB gene encoding UDP-N-acetylmuramate dehydrogenase, whose product MLVEKNAPLQHCNTFGIVARAHTLVRVRSAQDVHDLLADHRLARQPLFVLGGGSNIVLTGDVKPVVLKMEIKGLRLLEETDKAWIVEAGAGEIWHETVAWTLARGYPGLENLALIPGTVGAAPVQNIGAYGVELQDRFHSLVAIDLATGQPFTLDAAQCAFGYRDSVFKHTAPEAPHEGGGLPGHWGRGMGLAGRAVITHVRFLLAKDWRPELGYLDLERKRAEAGVERPSAQQIFDWVCEIRRAKLPDPAVVGNAGSFFKNPTVTPEQCADIIARDPKIVHYPMPDGTIKLAAGWLIDACGWKGKSVGKAGVYEKQALVLVNRGRGADSVTGGEVMTLAKAIQTSVYERFGIRLEPEPVVV is encoded by the coding sequence ATGTTAGTCGAGAAAAACGCCCCCCTCCAGCACTGCAACACCTTCGGCATCGTGGCGCGCGCCCACACGCTGGTGCGCGTGCGTTCGGCGCAGGACGTGCACGACCTGCTGGCCGACCACCGCCTGGCCCGCCAGCCCCTGTTCGTGCTGGGCGGCGGCAGCAACATCGTGCTCACGGGCGACGTCAAGCCCGTGGTGCTCAAGATGGAGATCAAGGGGCTGCGCCTGCTGGAGGAAACCGACAAGGCCTGGATCGTCGAGGCCGGCGCGGGCGAAATCTGGCACGAGACCGTGGCCTGGACCCTGGCCCGGGGCTACCCCGGCCTGGAGAACCTGGCCCTGATTCCCGGCACCGTGGGCGCGGCGCCCGTGCAGAACATCGGCGCCTATGGCGTGGAGCTGCAGGACCGCTTCCACTCGCTCGTCGCGATCGACCTGGCCACGGGCCAGCCCTTCACGCTCGACGCGGCGCAGTGCGCCTTCGGCTACCGCGACTCGGTGTTCAAGCACACGGCGCCCGAGGCACCGCACGAGGGCGGTGGCCTGCCCGGCCACTGGGGGCGGGGCATGGGCCTGGCGGGGCGCGCCGTCATCACCCATGTGCGCTTCCTGCTGGCCAAGGACTGGCGCCCCGAACTGGGCTACCTGGACCTGGAGAGAAAGCGCGCCGAGGCGGGCGTGGAGCGGCCCAGCGCGCAGCAGATCTTCGACTGGGTGTGCGAGATCCGCCGCGCCAAGCTGCCCGATCCCGCCGTGGTGGGCAATGCGGGCAGCTTCTTCAAGAATCCCACGGTGACGCCCGAGCAGTGCGCCGACATCATCGCGCGCGACCCGAAGATCGTGCACTACCCCATGCCCGACGGCACGATCAAGCTCGCGGCGGGCTGGCTTATCGATGCCTGCGGCTGGAAGGGCAAGAGCGTGGGCAAGGCCGGTGTGTACGAGAAGCAGGCCCTGGTGCTGGTCAACCGGGGCCGCGGCGCTGACAGCGTGACGGGCGGCGAGGTCATGACCCTGGCCAAGGCCATCCAGACCAGCGTGTACGAGCGCTTCGGCATCCGGCTGGAGCCCGAGCCCGTGGTGGTGTGA
- a CDS encoding SPW repeat protein → MKQMKHWQDPLNALLGAWLALSPWVLGYQDQMTPTANGVVIGLALIAAALGAIFMPRAWEEWSEGVLGLWMIVSPWVLGFSMHMDAMRNAVVSGIVVLGLALWVVATDKDYQIFHRDSAAH, encoded by the coding sequence ATGAAGCAGATGAAACATTGGCAGGACCCGCTCAATGCCTTGCTGGGCGCTTGGTTGGCTCTGTCGCCCTGGGTGCTGGGTTACCAGGACCAGATGACTCCCACGGCCAACGGCGTGGTCATCGGCCTGGCCCTGATCGCCGCGGCGCTCGGAGCGATCTTCATGCCCCGGGCCTGGGAGGAATGGTCCGAAGGCGTGCTGGGGCTGTGGATGATCGTTTCGCCCTGGGTGCTGGGCTTCAGCATGCACATGGATGCCATGCGCAACGCCGTGGTCTCGGGCATCGTGGTCCTCGGGCTCGCCCTTTGGGTGGTGGCTACCGACAAGGACTACCAGATCTTCCACCGTGACAGCGCAGCGCATTGA
- a CDS encoding MBL fold metallo-hydrolase, translated as MPLRTTLLAATLALAFGSAQAAGPLQLKVYNADANSFHVNSVLISGEKEAVVIDAGFTRADAYRIAANVLDSGKQLTTILVSNADPDYYFGAETLKALFPQAKVQATPAVREKIQAKMAGKIAFWGPKMGANAPTQPVLPEALAGNMVTVDGQAIEVRGTTGPLAHRPYVWVPSLHAIVGNVALFGNMHAWTADTQKPAERQAWINQLDEMKALQPRVVVPGHMKPGTALDAQVIDFTRGYLVKFESALQQSKDSAGVIGAMRAAYPHLGESATLDLGAKVNKGEMSW; from the coding sequence ATGCCACTCCGCACCACCCTGCTCGCCGCCACGCTCGCCCTCGCCTTCGGCTCCGCCCAGGCCGCCGGGCCGCTGCAGCTCAAGGTCTACAACGCCGACGCGAACAGCTTCCACGTCAACTCCGTGCTCATCAGCGGCGAGAAGGAGGCCGTGGTCATCGACGCGGGCTTCACGCGCGCCGATGCCTACCGCATCGCGGCCAACGTGCTCGACAGCGGCAAGCAGCTCACCACCATCCTCGTGAGCAACGCCGACCCCGACTACTACTTCGGCGCCGAGACGCTCAAGGCCTTGTTCCCGCAGGCCAAGGTGCAGGCGACGCCGGCCGTGCGCGAGAAGATCCAGGCCAAGATGGCCGGCAAGATCGCCTTCTGGGGCCCCAAGATGGGTGCCAACGCCCCCACGCAGCCCGTGCTCCCCGAGGCGCTGGCCGGCAACATGGTCACCGTGGACGGCCAGGCCATCGAAGTGCGCGGCACCACGGGCCCCCTGGCCCACCGCCCCTACGTGTGGGTGCCTTCGCTGCACGCCATCGTGGGCAACGTGGCGCTGTTCGGCAACATGCACGCCTGGACGGCCGACACGCAAAAGCCCGCCGAACGCCAGGCCTGGATCAACCAGCTCGACGAAATGAAGGCCCTGCAGCCGCGCGTGGTGGTGCCGGGCCACATGAAGCCGGGCACGGCGCTTGACGCACAGGTCATCGATTTCACGCGCGGCTACCTCGTGAAGTTCGAGTCCGCGCTGCAACAGTCGAAGGACAGCGCCGGGGTCATCGGCGCCATGCGCGCGGCCTACCCCCATCTGGGCGAAAGCGCCACGCTCGACCTGGGCGCCAAGGTGAACAAGGGCGAGATGTCCTGGTAA
- a CDS encoding HD-GYP domain-containing protein — protein MSLHADHGHPEDHYEDLLGLWSDLESALSVLLARPLQVQDFGAKVRQFDRWLQDLVAHDIDAALYLMFQLASTSTVGYSASHALVCGTLCHILAQEFQLPARERDSLVRAALTMNIGMTELQDQLAEQRDRPSSAQQEAIRNHPLESQALLERLFVQDALWLDVVGQHHAKLPERVALSELSPEDRLTRILGTIDRYAAMISPRKSREGRSATDSVRAIVGQEVEQRDEVSYTLVRTVGLCPPGTFVRLDNGETAVVLRRSTKANHPLVASILDKTGAHRHEPSLHQTRDGKPRIQSALARSAVTVDLDHRTMVRLGLYAARHSEGLHSMVTVPGSLL, from the coding sequence ATGTCCCTGCACGCCGACCACGGCCACCCCGAAGACCACTACGAAGACCTGCTGGGCCTGTGGTCCGACCTGGAGTCGGCGCTGTCCGTGCTGCTCGCGCGGCCGCTGCAGGTGCAGGACTTCGGCGCCAAGGTGCGCCAGTTCGACCGCTGGCTGCAGGACCTCGTGGCGCACGACATCGACGCCGCGCTGTACCTGATGTTCCAGCTCGCGTCCACCTCCACGGTGGGCTACAGCGCCTCGCATGCGCTGGTGTGCGGCACGCTGTGCCATATCCTCGCGCAGGAATTCCAGCTACCGGCGCGCGAGCGCGACAGCCTCGTGCGCGCCGCCCTGACCATGAACATCGGCATGACCGAGCTGCAGGACCAGTTGGCGGAGCAGCGCGACCGCCCCAGCAGCGCACAGCAGGAGGCCATCCGCAACCACCCGCTGGAAAGCCAGGCCCTGCTCGAGCGGCTGTTCGTGCAGGATGCGCTGTGGCTCGACGTGGTGGGCCAGCACCATGCCAAGCTACCCGAGCGCGTCGCGCTCTCCGAGCTGTCTCCCGAGGACCGGCTCACGCGCATCCTCGGCACCATCGACCGCTATGCGGCCATGATCAGCCCGCGCAAATCCCGCGAGGGCCGCAGCGCCACCGACTCCGTGCGCGCCATCGTGGGCCAGGAGGTGGAACAGCGCGACGAGGTCAGCTACACCCTGGTGCGCACCGTGGGCCTGTGCCCGCCGGGCACCTTCGTGCGCCTGGACAACGGCGAGACCGCCGTGGTGCTGCGGCGCAGCACCAAGGCCAACCACCCGCTGGTGGCAAGCATCCTGGACAAGACGGGCGCCCACCGCCACGAACCCAGCCTGCACCAGACCCGGGACGGCAAGCCGCGCATCCAGTCGGCGCTCGCCCGCTCGGCCGTCACGGTGGACCTGGACCACCGCACCATGGTCCGCCTGGGCCTGTACGCCGCGCGGCACAGCGAAGGGCTGCACAGCATGGTGACGGTGCCCGGGTCCCTGCTCTAG
- a CDS encoding LysR family transcriptional regulator, translated as MDRLTAMKVFADVAQTGSFTATSDRLAMSRAMVTRYVAEMEQWLGARLLQRTTRSVTLTDAGEQCLRRCLQMLAIAQEVEEETAPAGGVLRGQLRLTCSMSFGYAQLAAALGDFLALHPQLKVDLLVSEGAVNLVAERIDLAIRISADPDPALIARPLAACDSVLVAAPAYLAAEGRPAQPADLARHRCLGHANFGRSEWRFTHASAGEQVVSVPTRFTANDATVLMAAARAGAGIALQPTYLAGPLVQAGALEVVLPGWVPPRLTVYAMYASRRHLAPAVRALLDFLVERFAGAPW; from the coding sequence ATGGACCGACTCACCGCCATGAAGGTCTTTGCCGACGTGGCGCAGACCGGCAGCTTCACCGCCACCAGCGACCGGCTGGCCATGTCGCGCGCCATGGTCACCCGCTACGTGGCCGAGATGGAGCAGTGGCTGGGCGCGCGCCTGCTGCAGCGCACCACGCGCAGCGTGACGCTGACCGACGCGGGCGAGCAGTGCCTGCGCCGCTGCCTGCAGATGCTGGCCATTGCCCAGGAGGTCGAGGAGGAGACTGCGCCCGCCGGCGGCGTGCTGCGCGGCCAACTGCGGCTGACCTGCAGCATGTCCTTCGGCTACGCGCAGCTCGCGGCGGCGCTGGGCGACTTCCTGGCCCTGCACCCGCAGCTCAAGGTGGACCTGCTGGTGAGCGAGGGCGCGGTGAACCTTGTGGCGGAGCGCATCGACCTGGCCATCCGCATCAGCGCCGACCCCGATCCGGCGCTCATCGCGCGGCCGCTGGCGGCCTGCGATTCGGTGCTGGTGGCGGCCCCTGCGTACCTGGCCGCCGAGGGGCGGCCCGCGCAGCCGGCCGATCTGGCGCGGCACCGCTGCCTGGGGCATGCGAACTTCGGCCGCAGCGAGTGGCGCTTCACGCATGCCTCGGCGGGCGAGCAGGTGGTGAGCGTGCCCACGCGCTTCACGGCCAACGATGCGACGGTGCTCATGGCGGCGGCGCGGGCCGGGGCGGGCATCGCGCTGCAGCCGACCTACCTGGCGGGGCCGCTGGTGCAGGCAGGGGCGCTGGAGGTGGTGCTGCCGGGCTGGGTGCCGCCCCGGCTGACGGTGTACGCGATGTATGCGTCGCGCAGGCATCTGGCGCCCGCGGTGCGGGCCTTGCTGGATTTCCTGGTGGAGCGGTTCGCCGGGGCGCCCTGGTAG